A stretch of Henckelia pumila isolate YLH828 chromosome 4, ASM3356847v2, whole genome shotgun sequence DNA encodes these proteins:
- the LOC140862630 gene encoding uncharacterized protein, translating to MTLYEVLYGRKCRFPLHLDEVVERAVLGPEIVTQTVSMKAKIRDIMLTTQSRQKIYADQQHRDLEFEIGDHVFLKVSPWKGVMRFGKKKKLRYIGPFEILEKFGARAYRLALPLNLANIHKVFYISMLRKYVANPSHVIRHESVQWEPDFPYEEMPVQILDRQVRKLWNRENGMVKVLWRNQLVEEATWKTEQDMCGRYHELFGNNDIDDYIDEYGVGLEEEQTAGPTGDA from the exons ATGACTCTTTATGAGGTATTGTATGGGAGGAAGTGCAGGTTTCCCTTACATTTGGATGAAGTTGTAGAAAGAGCTGTGTTAGGACCCGAAATAGTGACTCAGACAGTGAGTATGAAAGCTAAGATCAGAGACATAATGTTGACaactcagagtcgtcagaaaaTCTATGCCGACCAGCAGCATAGAGACTTGGAGTTTGAGATAGGTGATcatgtattcttgaaggtgtcaccttggAAGGGagtgatgaggtttggaaagAAGAAAAAACTGAGATACATAGGACCTTTCGAGATACTAGAGAAATTTGGAGCTCGAGCTTATCGATTAGCATTGCCTCTAAACTTGGCGAACATACACAAAGTTTTTTACATCTCCATGCTGAGGAAGTATGTTGCAAATCCTTCCCATGTGATTCGCCACGAGTCAGTGCAGTGGGAGCCAGACTTTCCTTACGAGGAGATGCCAGTTCAAATTTTGGATAGACAGGTTAGGAAGTTGTGGAACCGAGAAAACGGGATGGTGAAAGTGTTGTGGCGTAACCAATTGGTAGAAGAAGCTACGTGGAAGACTGAACAGGATATGTGTGGTCGCTATCATGAGCTATTTG GTAATAATGATATTGATGATTATATTGATGAGTATGGAGTCGGACTTGAAGAGGAGCAGACGGCCGGCCCGACGGGAGATGCATGA